The proteins below come from a single Vitis vinifera cultivar Pinot Noir 40024 chromosome 9, ASM3070453v1 genomic window:
- the LOC100258281 gene encoding vacuolar protein sorting-associated protein 32 homolog 2, whose amino-acid sequence MFSRVFRKGKEQSQTNAVATLDKLNETLEMLEKKERVLIKKASAEVEKAKEYTKAKNKRAAIQCLKRKRLYEQQIEQLGNFQLRIHDQMILLEGAKATTETVDALRTGAAAMKTMHKTTNIDDLDKTMDEINEQTENMKQIQEALSTPIGSAADFDEDELEAELEELEGAELEEQLLQPTTTAPAAPVSIPAARQPARPAPQKSTAEDDELAALQAELAL is encoded by the exons ATGTTCAGCCGAGTGTTCAGGAAAGGTAAAGAGCAAAGTCAAACAAATGCAGTCGCAACTCTGGACAAGCTAAACGAG ACACTTGAAATGCttgagaaaaaagagagagttCTCATAAAGAAAGCCTCCGCTGAGGTTGAAAAGGCTAAGGAATATACTAAAGCAAAGAACAAAAGGG CTGCTATACAATGTTTGAAGAGGAAGAGGCTGTATGAACAGCAAATTGAGCAGCTTGGAAATTTCCAATTGCGCATTCATGATCAG ATGATCCTGCTAGAAGGAGCGAAAGCCACAACTGAGACTGTTGATGCATTGAGAACTGGAGCAGCTGCAATGAAGACCATGCACAAAACAAC AAACATTGATGACTTGGACAAGACGATGGATGAAATCAATGAGCAAACTGAAAACATGAAACAGATTCAGGAAGCACTGTCAACTCCTATTGGTTCAGCAGCTGATTTTGATGAG GATGAGTTGGAAGCGGAGCTTGAGGAACTGGAAGGGGCCGAATTAGAGGAACAGCTTCTTCAGCCAACTACCACAGCTCCTGCAGCTCCAGTTAGTATTCCAGCTGCTAGGCAGCCAGCACGTCCTGCTCCTCAGAAGAGCACAGCTGAGGATGATGAGCTCGCTGCATTACAGGCAGAATTGGCACTTTAA
- the LOC100242932 gene encoding putative leucine-rich repeat receptor-like protein kinase At2g19210, giving the protein MDIFLVLFGCLALVMLVHGKTQPGFISIDCGLAPGSEYTDIETQISYSSDAEYIDTGRNYNVSEEITSRYNLKKHFMNVRSFPEGARNCYTLRPEQEKDNKYLIRALFMYGNYDSKNQFPEFKLYLGTDEWDTVNIGDSSTALWKEIIHAPKTNDIDVCLVNIDSGTPFISVLELRPLNNSIYDKTEPGSLLFYNRWDFGAEQDMEIRDKDDVFDRIWNPFRLDSWEFITASYGSYTLSTSEYRLPRTVMATAATPANESESLRLSLNISGDPSQKLYMYMHFAEVEKLNEGELREFTISLNDDESWGGGALTPPYLSSDTLYSTNSVSGSTTNKLLFTIKKTGRSTRPPIINAMEVYKIKDFSQSSTLQGDVDAIKKIKSVYTMSRNWQGDPCLPESYRWTGLSCSKSGSPSIISLNLSSSSLTGKIDSSFSTLTSLQYLDLSYNNLTGEIPDFLAELTSLNSLNLSGNNFTGSVPLALLRKSDEESLSLSLDGNPYLCKTNSCAEEEEKQKKKGRNITVPVVASVASIASVLLLLAALATLWRFKIRRQHGTDGKPKEEKKLLDSKNQCFSYSEVVSITDNFQKVLGKGGFGAVYSGHLKDGTQVAVKMLSPSSAQGSKQFRTEAQLLARVHHRNLASLVGYCDEGSNMGLIYEYMANGNLEELLSGKNAPVLSWEQRLRIAIDAAQALEYLHNGCKPPIIHRDVKTANILLNEKLQAKVGDFGMSRIIPFESETHVSTAVVGTPGYLDPEYYITARLNEKSDVYSFGIVLLELISGKPAIIGSHGNKDHIVQWVSPIISRGEIRSIVDPRLEGDLINTNSAWKAVETAMACVPSISIQRPTMSEVVGELKECLNIEIRDERAYNVKEDNGIISSYSPEMVVLGIDEDAMGPQAR; this is encoded by the exons ATGGATATTTTTCTTGTGCTTTTTGGTTGTTTAGCTCTTGTAATGCTGGTGCATGGGAAGACTCAACCAG GTTTCATAAGCATCGATTGTGGGTTAGCTCCAGGTTCTGAGTACACTGATATTGAAACCCAGATAAGTTACTCATCGGATGCAGAATACATAGATACTGGGAGGAATTATAATGTTTCCGAGGAAATCACTTCCAGGTATAATCTCAAAAAGCATTTCATGAATGTTAGAAGCTTCCCAGAAGGAGCCAGGAACTGTTATACCTTACGACCAGAACAAGAAAAGGATAATAAGTATTTGATCAGAGCTTTATTCATGTATGGGAATTATGACTCCAAGAATCAATTTCCAGAATTCAAACTATATCTGGGTACTGATGAATGGGACACTGTCAACATTGGGGATTCATCTACAGCTTTATGGAAGGAAATTATACACGCCCCGAAAACAAATGACATAGATGTGTGTCTAGTAAACATCGATTCTGGGACACCTTTCATTTCAGTGTTAGAGCTCCGACCGCTTAATAATTCCATTTATGATAAGACTGAACCCGGGTCGCTGCTATTCTATAACAGGTGGGATTTTGGTGCAGAACAAGATATGGAAATCAG GGACAAAGATGATGTTTTCGACCGCATTTGGAACCCATTCAGATTGGATTCCTGGGAATTCATTACTGCATCGTATGGGAGTTATACCCTTAGTACCAGTGAATATAGGCTTCCACGGACAGTCATGGCGACTGCTGCAACGCCTGCAAATGAAAGTGAATCCTTGCGCCTCTCTTTGAACATCAGTGGTGATCCTTCTCAGAAGTTATACATGTACATGCACTTTGCCGAGGTTGAGAAACTCAATGAAGGCGAGTTGAGAGAATTTACTATCTCACTGAATGATGATGAGTCATGGGGTGGTGGGGCTCTCACTCCTCCATACCTGTCTTCCGACACGTTGTATAGTACAAATTCTGTTAGTGGAAGCACCACAAACAAACTGTTATTTACAATTAAAAAGACAGGTAGATCCACACGTCCGCCCATTATCAATGCTATGGAGGTTTACAAGATAAAAGATTTCTCACAATCATCAACTCTCCAAGGCGATg TTGATGCTATCAAGAAGATCAAATCAGTGTACACAATGAGCAGAAACTGGCAAGGAGATCCATGTCTCCCGGAGTCGTACCGGTGGACTGGCCTGAGCTGCAGCAAGAGTGGTTCTCCTAGTATCATCTCCTT GAACCTCTCATCCAGCAGTCTGACTGGGAAGATAGACTCTTCATTCTCCACTCTCACCTCTTTGCAATATTT AGATTTATCTTACAATAACTTAACTGGAGAAATACCAGATTTTCTAGCTGAGCTGACTTCCTTGAACTCCCT GAACTTATCAGGGAACAATTTCACAGGGTCAGTTCCATTGGCTCTTCTTAGAAAATCAGATGAGGAATCCCTGTCTTTGAG TTTGGATGGGAATCCGTATCTTTGTAAGACAAACTCATGTGCTGAGGAGGAAgagaagcagaagaagaagGGTAGGAATATTACTGTTCCAGTAGTTGCATCCGTTGCATCCATTGCTTCAGTTCTACTCCTCTTAGCTGCATTAGCCACCTTGTGGAGATTTAAAATAAGAAGACAGCATG GAACAGATGGCAAAcctaaggaagaaaaaaagttatTGGATTCGAAGAATCAATGCTTCAGTTACTCTGAGGTGGTGAGCATCACTGACAACTTCCAAAAGGTGCTCGGAAAAGGAGGATTTGGAGCAGTTTACAGTGGCCATTTGAAAGATGGCACTCAAGTTGCTGTCAAGATGCTCTCGCCATCATCAGCTCAAGGGTCTAAACAATTCCGGACCGAG GCTCAGCTGTTGGCAAGAGTTCATCATAGAAACTTGGCTTCTCTGGTTGGATACTGTGATGAAGGTTCAAACATGGGGCTCATTTATGAGTACATGGCTAATGGGAACTTAGAAGAGCTTTTATCAG GTAAAAATGCACCTGTCTTGAGTTGGGAACAAAGACTTCGAATTGCAATTGATGCAGCACAAG CACTGGAATATTTGCATAATGGTTGCAAACCACCCATAATCCACAGAGATGTTAAGACTGCAAACATCTTACTGAATGAGAAACTGCAAGCCAAAGTTGGGGATTTTGGGATGTCCAGAATTATTCCCTTTGAATCTGAAACTCATGTATCAACTGCAGTTGTTGGCACACCCGGGTACCTTGATCCTGA GTATTACATAACAGCGAGGTTGAACGAGAAAAGTGATGTTTATAGCTTTGGGATTGTTCTGTTGGAGCTTATTTCAGGAAAACCTGCAATAATAGGTAGCCATGGGAACAAGGATCACATAGTCCAATGGGTTAGTCCAATTATTTCCAGAGGAGAAATAAGAAGCATTGTGGATCCGAGGTTAGAAGGAGACTTGATCAACACCAATTCTGCGTGGAAAGCTGTGGAGACTGCAATGGCTTGTGTTCCATCCATCTCCATCCAGAGGCCAACCATGAGTGAGGTAGTAGGGGAACTAAAGGAGTGTTTGAATATAGAGATAAGAGATGAAAGAGCTTATAATGTGAAAGAGGACAATGGCATAATATCAAGCTATTCACCTGAAATGGTTGTTTTAGGTATTGATGAAGATGCAATGGGTCCCCAAGCAAGGTAG
- the LOC100248058 gene encoding probable nucleoside diphosphate kinase 5 — protein sequence MALQIAPRVSRFLVLLLLVSVSFIGRSSSSGSAEKEQTFAMIRPDRLSGNYTDEIKNAILESGFIILREMTVRLDEDTARKFYAEHSSRSFFPALVKYTASGPVLVIVLEKVNTVTDWRANCVHFEA from the coding sequence ATGGCTCTCCAAATCGCTCCTCGAGTTTCAAGGTTTCTGGTTTTGTTGCTTCTGGTTTCTGTCTCTTTTATTGGCAGATCTTCAAGCAGTGGAAGTGCTGAAAAAGAGCAAACATTTGCAATGATAAGACCGGATAGGCTGTCTGGGAACTATACTGATGAGATAAAGAACGCTATTCTGGAGTCTGGTTTTATCATTCTCAGGGAAATGACAGTCCGGCTTGATGAGGATACTGCTAGAAAATTTTATGCCGAACACTCTTCGAGAAGTTTCTTTCCTGCCCTTGTCAAATACACGGCCAGTGGTCCAGTTTTGGTTATAGTCCTGGAGAAGGTAAATACTGTTACTGACTGGCGTGCTAATTGCGTCCACTTTGAGGCTTAG